In Synechococcus sp. RS9909, one genomic interval encodes:
- the glnA gene encoding type I glutamate--ammonia ligase, translating to MAKTAQDVLRQIKDDGIELIDLKFTDLHGKWQHLTVCADMVDDQAFSEGLAFDGSSIRGWKAINASDMAMVPDPNTAWIDPFYRHKTLSLICSIQDPRTGEPYDRCPRALAQKALAYLAGTGLADTAFFGPEPEFFLFDDVRYSSSEGGCFYSVDTIEAPWNSGRLEEGGNLAYKIQLKEGYFPVAPNDTAQDIRSEMLLMMGQLGIPIEKHHHEVAGAGQHELGMKFAELIQAADNVMTYKYVVRNVAKKYGKTATFMPKPVFNDNGSGMHVHQSLWKGGQPLFFGEGTYANLSQTARWYIGGILRHAPSFLAFTNPTTNSYKRLVPGFEAPVNLVYSEGNRSAAVRIPLTGPNPKAKRLEFRSGDALANPYLAFTAMMMAGIDGIKNQIDPGDGTDVDLFELPADELAQIATVPASLNGALEALNADKHYLMEGGVFSEDFINNWIDIKYEEVQQLRQRPHPHEFVMYYDA from the coding sequence ATGGCCAAGACCGCACAGGACGTTCTCCGGCAGATCAAGGACGACGGCATTGAGCTGATCGACCTGAAGTTCACCGATCTGCATGGCAAGTGGCAGCACCTGACGGTCTGCGCCGACATGGTGGATGACCAGGCGTTCAGTGAAGGACTGGCGTTCGACGGGTCATCGATCCGGGGCTGGAAAGCGATCAACGCCTCCGACATGGCGATGGTTCCCGATCCCAACACCGCCTGGATCGATCCTTTTTATCGGCACAAGACCCTGAGCCTGATCTGTTCGATTCAGGATCCGCGCACCGGCGAGCCCTACGACCGCTGCCCCCGGGCCCTGGCGCAGAAAGCGCTGGCCTACCTCGCCGGCACAGGGCTGGCCGACACTGCATTCTTCGGTCCGGAGCCGGAATTCTTCCTGTTCGACGACGTCCGCTACAGCTCCAGTGAAGGAGGATGTTTCTACAGCGTTGACACGATTGAAGCCCCCTGGAATTCCGGCCGACTGGAAGAAGGCGGCAATCTGGCCTACAAGATTCAGTTGAAGGAGGGTTATTTCCCTGTCGCCCCCAACGACACCGCCCAGGACATCCGCTCCGAGATGCTCCTGATGATGGGACAACTGGGGATTCCCATCGAAAAGCACCACCATGAGGTGGCCGGCGCCGGCCAGCACGAACTGGGCATGAAGTTCGCCGAGCTGATCCAGGCCGCCGACAACGTGATGACGTACAAATACGTGGTGCGGAACGTTGCCAAGAAATATGGCAAAACCGCCACCTTCATGCCGAAGCCGGTGTTCAACGACAACGGCAGTGGCATGCACGTGCACCAGAGCCTCTGGAAAGGCGGCCAACCCCTCTTTTTCGGCGAAGGCACCTACGCCAACCTCTCCCAGACCGCCCGTTGGTACATCGGCGGCATTCTCAGGCACGCCCCCTCCTTCCTCGCCTTCACCAACCCCACCACCAACAGCTACAAGCGCCTGGTGCCCGGCTTTGAAGCACCCGTGAACCTGGTGTATTCCGAGGGGAACCGCTCCGCCGCCGTGCGGATTCCGCTCACCGGCCCGAACCCGAAAGCGAAGCGTCTCGAGTTCCGTTCTGGCGATGCTCTGGCCAACCCCTACCTGGCCTTCACGGCGATGATGATGGCCGGTATCGACGGGATCAAGAACCAGATCGATCCCGGCGACGGCACTGATGTGGATCTGTTCGAGCTGCCCGCCGACGAGTTGGCGCAAATCGCCACCGTGCCCGCATCCCTGAACGGGGCTCTGGAGGCCCTCAACGCCGACAAGCACTATCTGATGGAAGGGGGTGTCTTCAGCGAAGACTTCATCAACAACTGGATCGACATCAAATACGAGGAGGTGCAGCAGCTGCGACAGCGGCCCCACCCCCACGAATTCGTGATGTATTACGACGCCTGA
- a CDS encoding class I SAM-dependent methyltransferase, producing MATPTLTEIAYRTLQQSRSLAGLAHKELSTKLMEWVAPEATPQTEAVPQEMFLELRRSLAALEDQDWQDAEAGLYPTRQLFDLPWVDWATRYPRLWLDLPSTWMRRKDRNVRDLPDEAQDALYPSYYLQNFHHQTDGYLSDHSAELYDLQVEILFNGSADAMRRRVIAPLLRGVRRFNNRPAAALKVLDVATGTGRTLHQIRAALPDATLIGLDLSEAYLRQANRWLNQGRQGLVQLLQGNGEALPFADGSMQAVTCVFLLHELPGDARQAVLAECYRVLEPGGVLVLADSIQLADSPQFSVAMENFRRAFHEPYYPDYIRDDIDARLSAAGFQGITAESHFMTRVWAAQKTP from the coding sequence ATGGCGACGCCCACTCTCACTGAAATCGCCTACCGCACCCTGCAGCAGAGCCGCAGCCTGGCGGGCCTCGCGCACAAGGAATTGAGCACCAAGCTCATGGAGTGGGTCGCTCCGGAGGCCACCCCCCAAACCGAAGCGGTGCCCCAGGAGATGTTTCTGGAGCTGCGCCGTTCCCTCGCCGCCCTTGAGGATCAAGACTGGCAAGACGCCGAAGCGGGGCTCTACCCCACCCGTCAGCTTTTCGATCTCCCCTGGGTCGACTGGGCCACCCGCTATCCCCGGCTCTGGCTCGATCTGCCCTCCACCTGGATGCGGCGCAAAGATCGGAATGTGCGCGACCTGCCCGATGAGGCGCAGGATGCGCTCTACCCCTCCTATTACCTACAGAACTTTCACCATCAAACCGATGGCTACCTGAGCGACCACTCCGCGGAGCTCTACGACCTCCAGGTCGAGATCCTCTTCAACGGCTCTGCTGATGCCATGCGCAGGCGCGTGATCGCCCCCCTGCTGCGCGGTGTCCGCCGATTTAACAACCGCCCGGCCGCCGCCCTGAAGGTGCTCGATGTGGCCACGGGAACGGGGCGAACCCTGCATCAGATCCGGGCTGCGCTCCCCGACGCCACCCTGATCGGCCTGGATCTGTCCGAGGCCTATCTGCGTCAGGCGAATCGTTGGCTGAACCAGGGCCGGCAGGGTCTGGTGCAACTGTTGCAGGGCAATGGCGAAGCCCTCCCCTTCGCCGACGGCAGCATGCAGGCGGTGACCTGCGTGTTCCTGCTGCATGAGTTGCCCGGCGACGCGCGTCAGGCCGTGCTTGCAGAGTGCTATCGCGTGCTCGAACCCGGCGGCGTTCTGGTGCTGGCCGATTCGATTCAGCTGGCTGATTCCCCCCAGTTCAGCGTGGCGATGGAGAATTTCCGCCGCGCCTTCCACGAGCCTTACTACCCGGATTACATCCGCGATGACATCGACGCCAGGCTCAGCGCAGCCGGCTTCCAGGGGATCACGGCCGAGTCCCACTTCATGACGCGGGTCTGGGCCGCCCAGAAAACCCCATAA
- a CDS encoding DUF6439 family protein produces MAPSTASWPDTAPDLARTLHAQLSLNDRNWHQLKTDPDRRAAELLAGALAQLLQGGQREDVDALLCQGLRWLRRELKDPGCPHR; encoded by the coding sequence ATGGCTCCCTCCACCGCCTCCTGGCCCGACACCGCACCGGACCTGGCCCGGACCCTGCATGCGCAGCTGAGCCTGAACGATCGCAACTGGCATCAGCTGAAAACCGATCCGGATCGCCGCGCCGCTGAACTCCTCGCCGGCGCCCTGGCCCAGTTGCTTCAGGGTGGACAGCGCGAGGACGTGGACGCGCTCCTGTGCCAGGGACTGCGTTGGCTCAGACGGGAACTGAAGGATCCAGGCTGCCCGCACCGCTGA
- a CDS encoding ATP-binding protein, with the protein MSSGQRSVSVDPLQSLLQSFGVAPMFRWADFILPSTLQLSPLLELLLEPVRCRDTCCRLELGLQEALVNAVRHGNAGDPRKCLRVRRILTPNWLVWQIQDEGAGLPAHARRGDLPSRLDIDHGRGLFLIHQCFDDVRWSQRGNRLQVACRRPDAVSVRPAVSGAGSLDPSVPV; encoded by the coding sequence ATGTCGTCCGGGCAACGGAGCGTCAGCGTTGACCCACTGCAGAGTCTGCTGCAGTCCTTTGGCGTGGCGCCCATGTTCCGCTGGGCGGATTTCATCCTGCCGTCCACGCTGCAGCTCAGTCCACTGCTGGAGCTGCTTCTCGAGCCCGTGCGCTGCCGCGACACCTGTTGTCGCCTCGAGCTCGGCCTGCAGGAGGCTCTGGTGAATGCGGTGCGCCATGGCAATGCCGGCGATCCCCGCAAATGCCTGCGGGTGCGACGCATCCTCACCCCCAACTGGTTGGTCTGGCAGATCCAGGATGAGGGTGCGGGCTTGCCGGCCCATGCCCGCCGCGGCGATCTCCCCAGCCGCCTGGATATCGACCATGGCCGCGGCCTGTTTCTGATCCACCAGTGCTTCGACGATGTGCGCTGGAGTCAGCGCGGCAATCGTCTTCAGGTGGCCTGTCGCCGGCCTGATGCCGTCTCGGTCCGCCCTGCCGTCAGCGGTGCGGGCAGCCTGGATCCTTCAGTTCCCGTCTGA
- a CDS encoding GUN4 domain-containing protein, which yields MLSGSSPSTSLSAEELLERFSSGSTRQRRSLIPTLESRASEIAALGSAALAAFDPAGDAWEAGWLLQVLQRHQPQVLPALLGTCDGWFQAPSSVGIDYGPLQRDLLAERFEDADRSTSAILRRLAGAEAERRGYVYFSEVPAMPGQDLVTLDRLWLAYSQGRFGFSVQARLLEGLNGRYDRLWPRIGWKLDGVWTRYPGAFDWSITAPEGHMPLINQLRGVRLMDAILNHPSLLARRSSSRR from the coding sequence ATGCTTTCCGGTTCCTCCCCCAGCACCAGCCTCAGCGCTGAAGAACTGTTGGAACGCTTCAGCAGCGGCTCCACCCGGCAGCGTCGCTCCCTGATCCCCACGCTGGAATCCAGGGCTAGCGAGATCGCGGCGCTCGGTTCTGCTGCTCTTGCGGCTTTTGATCCGGCCGGCGACGCCTGGGAAGCCGGCTGGTTGCTGCAGGTGTTGCAACGCCATCAGCCCCAGGTGTTGCCCGCCCTGCTCGGCACTTGCGATGGCTGGTTCCAGGCCCCCTCGTCGGTCGGCATCGATTACGGCCCGTTGCAGCGGGATCTGTTGGCCGAGCGGTTCGAGGATGCCGACCGCAGCACCAGCGCCATTCTCCGCCGCCTGGCCGGTGCGGAGGCGGAGCGCCGCGGTTACGTGTACTTCAGCGAAGTTCCTGCCATGCCGGGGCAGGATCTGGTCACGCTCGATCGTCTCTGGTTGGCTTACTCCCAGGGGCGCTTCGGTTTCAGTGTGCAGGCCCGTCTCCTGGAGGGCCTCAATGGCCGCTACGACCGCCTTTGGCCGCGGATCGGCTGGAAGCTCGACGGGGTCTGGACCCGGTATCCCGGTGCGTTCGACTGGTCGATCACGGCGCCGGAAGGCCACATGCCCCTGATCAACCAGCTCCGAGGCGTGCGCCTGATGGATGCCATCCTCAATCACCCCTCTCTGCTGGCCCGTCGATCCAGCTCCAGGCGGTAG